A single window of Rhodamnia argentea isolate NSW1041297 chromosome 5, ASM2092103v1, whole genome shotgun sequence DNA harbors:
- the LOC115746617 gene encoding oligopeptide transporter 4-like, producing the protein MGSVELEALPSAVANSKKPMPANDVGDAEDDLSPIEEVRLTVTNTDDPTLPVWTFRMWFLGVLSCALLSFLNQFFAYRTEPLIITQITVQVATLPIGQFMAAVLPVTEFRIPGLGPRTFSLNPGPFNMKEHVLISIFANAGSAFGSGSAYAVGIVNIIKAFYVRSISFFAGWLLIITTQVLGYGWAGLLRKYVVEPAHMWWPSTLVQVSLFRALHEKDDQRMSRAKFFVIAMICSFSWYAVPGYLFPTLTNISWICWAFSKSVTAQQIGSGMQGLGLGALTLDWTAVASFLCSPLMCPFFAIMNVFAGYALVVHVAIPLAYWGFNLYGADRFPIFSSHLFTNQGQKYNISAIVDENFELDVANYGEQGRIHLSMFFALTYGFGFATVASTLTHVGFFYGREIYERYRASYKGKEDIHTRLMRRYEDIPSWWFCLLLAPTVAVYPSLCIFLNKQVQMPWWGLLFASALAFIFTLPISIITATTNQTPGLNIITEYIMGVIYPGRPIANVCFKTYGYMSMAQAVSFLNDFKLGHYMKIPPRSMFLVQVIGTIIAGTINIAVAWWLLNSITNICQDELLPPDSPWTCPDDRVFFDVSVIWGLVGPKRIFGAQGNYQAMNWFFLGGAVGPFLVWLLHKAFPDKSWIPLINLPVLLGATGNMPPATPLNYSAWVLVGTIFNFFVFRYRKQWWQRYNYVLSAALDAGVAFMALLLYFCLGMENKGLNWWGTGGEHCDLASCPTAKGISVDGCPTK; encoded by the exons ATGGGCAGTGTAGAACTAGAAGCCCTGCCTTCTGCCGTCGCCAACTCGAAAAAGCCGATGCCGGCGAACGACGTGGGTGATGCTGAGGACGACCTCTCACCCATTGAGGAAGTCCGGCTCACCGTGACCAACACCGACGACCCGACCTTGCCCGTGTGGACCTTTCGGATGTGGTTCCTCGGGGTGCTCTCGTGCgccctcctctctttcctcaACCAGTTCTTCGCATACCGGACCGAGCCCCTCATCATAACTCAGATCACCGTGCAGGTGGCGACCCTCCCAATCGGACAGTTCATGGCGGCCGTGCTCCCGGTGACCGAGTTCCGGATCCCTGGGCTTGGGCCAAGGACGTTCTCGCTCAACCCGGGGCCGTTCAACATGAAGGAGCATGTGCTCATCTCCATCTTTGCCAATGCCGGGAGTGCATTCGGGTCGGGGTCGGCCTACGCGGTGGGCATTGTCAACATAATCAAGGCGTTCTATGTCCGGAGCATCTCCTTCTTTGCTGGTTGGCTTCTCATAATCACTACCCAG GTGTTGGGTTATGGATGGGCGGGGCTGCTGAGGAAGTACGTGGTGGAGCCTGCTCACATGTGGTGGCCTAGCACTCTCGTTCAAGTCTCCCTCTTCCG GGCTTTGCATGAGAAAGATGATCAACGCATGTCGCGGGCAAAATTCTTTGTGATAGCCATGATATGCAGCTTCTCATGGTACGCCGTCCCGGGCTACCTCTTCCCCACACTCACAAACATATCCTGGATCTGCTGGGCCTTCTCCAAGTCAGTCACGGCTCAGCAGATCGGGTCTGGGATGCAAGGGCTCGGGCTCGGAGCGCTGACCCTCGACTGGACCGCGGTCGCGTCCTTCTTATGCAGCCCTCTCATGTGCCCGTTCTTCGCCATAATGAACGTCTTTGCAGGATACGCATTGGTGGTGCATGTTGCCATCCCGTTAGCGTATTGGGGATTCAATTTGTATGGGGCGGATAGATTTCCCATCTTCTCGTCGCACTTGTTCACGAACCAAGGCCAGAAGTACAACATCTCGGCCATCGTGGACGAGAACTTCGAGTTGGACGTGGCTAATTACGGGGAGCAAGGACGGATTCATCTGAGCATGTTCTTCGCTCTCACTTACGGGTTTGGTTTTGCCACGGTCGCGTCCACACTGACCCACGTTGGCTTCTTCTATGGAAG AGAAATTTACGAGCGGTATCGTGCCTCGTACAAGGGGAAGGAAGACATCCACACGAGATTGATGCGAAGATACGAGGACATACCTTCGTGGTGGTTTTGTTTGTTGCTCGCTCCAACTGTTGCGGTGTATCCATCGCTCTGCATATTCTTGAACAAGCAGGTCCAAATGCCATGGTGGGGACTTCTCTTTGCCAGCGCCCTCGCTTTTATCTTCACTCTTCCAATCAGTATCATCACCGCCACGACGAACCAG ACGCCGGGATTGAACATTATTACGGAATATATCATGGGGGTGATATATCCGGGTCGACCGATAGCAAATGTGTGCTTCAAGACCTATGGCTACATGAGCATGGCCCAAGCTGTGTCCTTCCTCAATGACTTCAAGCTTGGACATTACATGAAGATCCCTCCAAGATCAATGTTCTTAGTTCAG GTCATCGGCACGATCATTGCTGGGACCATCAACATAGCCGTGGCATGGTGGCTTCTCAATTCCATCACCAACATATGCCAGGATGAGCTCCTGCCGCCAGACAGCCCCTGGACGTGCCCGGACGACAGGGTCTTCTTCGACGTCTCCGTCATATGGGGCTTGGTGGGGCCCAAGCGCATCTTCGGGGCCCAAGGGAACTACCAGGCCATGAACTGGTTCTTCCTCGGCGGTGCGGTGGGCCCTTTCCTAGTCTGGTTGCTGCACAAGGCGTTCCCGGACAAGTCCTGGATCCCGCTGATCAACCTCCCGGTGCTCCTAGGGGCGACCGGTAACATGCCACCTGCCACGCCGTTGAACTACAGCGCGTGGGTCCTCGTGGGAACAATATTCAATTTCTTTGTCTTTCGCTACCGGAAGCAGTGGTGGCAGAGGTACAACTACGTGCTCTCGGCAGCGCTGGACGCGGGAGTGGCCTTCATGGCGCTGCTTTTGTACTTTTGTCTAGGAATGGAGAACAAGGGACTGAATTGGTGGGGAACGGGCGGCGAGCACTGCGACTTGGCGAGTTGTCCGACTGCTAAAGGGATATCTGTAGATGGATGTCCGACCAAGTAA